Sequence from the Polynucleobacter sp. Adler-ghost genome:
GATCTAGTTTAAATTGGTTACCCGTTTTCACCCATTAAAAACATCATTTCAAGCTCAAATTTAGGCAAAACGCGTGGCAACTAAAGCATCTACCAAAAAAAATAGTCCTAAGACTTCAGCGGTTGATCACCCTAAAGCCCTGATCATTGCGGAGAAACCTTCCGTTGCGAATGACATTGCCAAAGCTTTGGGTGGCTTCACTAAATATGAAGACTATTTCGAGAACGATGACTTTGTCATCTCCTCTGCAGTTGGCCATCTATTGGAAATTGCCGCACCTGAAGAATTTGATGTCAAACGCGGTAAATGGTCGTTTGCAAATCTTCCGGTTGTACCGCCCTATTTTGACTTACGCCCGATCGCCAAAACTGAATCGCGGCTGAAGGTCTTGCAAAAACTCATTAAGCGTAAAGACATTAATGAACTCATTAATGCATGTGATGCTGGACGCGAAGGTGAGTTGATCTTCCGCTTAATTGCACAGCATGCAAAAGCACCGCAGGCTATCAAACGTCTGTGGTTGCAATCCATGACGCCAGCAGCGATTCGTGATGGCTTTGCCTCCCTGCGCAGCGACACCGATATGCAACCTCTCGCAGATGCGGCACGCTGCCGCTCTGAAGCGGATTGGCTTGTTGGTATCAACGGCACACGGGCGATGACCGCGTTTAACAGCAAGAGCGGTGGATTTTTTCTAACAACAGTTGGTCGAGTACAGACGCCAACACTATCAATCGTGGTTGAGCGTGAAGAACTCATTCGGAAATTTATCTCCAAAGATTATTGGGAGGTGAAGGCAGAATTTATTGCTGCAGCCGGCGTATATGAAGGACGCTGGTTTGATCCTAAGTTTAAGAAAGATGCCGCAACTCCTGATACTCGTGAGAATCGCCTCTGGAGTGAAGCTGCTGCCCAAAGTATTGTGGCTGCGTGTCGCGATAAAAAAGCGAGCGTCAAAGAAGAAGCCAAACCAGCAACTCAATTAGCACCACAATTATTTGATTTAACTAGCCTACAACGTGAGGCAAATGCACGCTTTGGCTTCTCTGCTAAGAATACTTTAGGTTTAGCCCAAGCACTTTATGAGCGCCATAAAGTGCTGACCTATCCACGAACCGATGCTAAGGCCCTGCCTGAAGATTATTTGGATACCGTCAAGCAGACCCTGGAAAACCTGGCTGAAAACGCACAAGAATATCGCGCCTTCGCCAAACAAATCTTGCAAGGCGATCCCAAGGATCCAAAAGCCAAAGCAGGATATGGTTGGATTAAGCCAAACAAACGCATTTTTGATAACTCAAAAATATCTGATCACTTTGCGATCATTCCAACCCTAGAGTCTCCAAAGAGCCTCAGTGAGCCTGAGCAAAAGCTATATGACTTGGTTGTCCGTCGCTTCTTGGCGGTGTTTTATCCTGCAGCCGAATTCCGCGTCACTACTCGCATCACCGAGGCATCGGGACATCACTTTAAAACTGAAGGTCGCGTACTTGTCACGCCGGGTTGGCTAACGGTATACGGCAGATCGAACCAAGCGGATGACGAGTTGGTGGCAGTACAAGAAGGTGAAACCGTCCAAAATGAATCTATTGCGGCGATCCCACTAAAAACTAAGCCGCCAGCGCGCTATACCGAAGCAACCTTGTTATCGGCAATGGAAAGTGCTGGTAAGTGGGTGGATGATGATGAAATGCGTGAAGCGATGGCCGAAAAAGGTTTGGGCACACCCGCAACTCGCGCTGCCATCATTGAAGGCCTGCTGGCAGAGAAATATATGGTGCGCGAAGCACGAGAGCTAATACCTACCGCCAAAGCATTCCAATTGATGACACTCTTGCGTGGCTTAGATGTTGAAGAGCTAACAAGGCCCGATCTCACAGGTAGCTGGGAAAACAAACTTTCCCTGATTGAGCGTGGTGAGATGAATCGCGATACCTTCATGCAAGAAATTGCACAAATGACGCAGCGCATTGTCAAGCGCGCTAAGGAGTATGACAGCGATACTATTCCGGGCGACTATGCGACTATGTCTACGCCGTGCCCTCATTGTAAGGGTGCCGTTAAAGAAAACTACCGCCGCTTTGCATGCGAGAAATGTGGATTTACGATTAGCAAAACTCCGGGTGGCCGTGCATTTGAATATCCTGAGGTAGAAGAGCTGCTGCGTGAAAAAACGATTGGGCCACTGCAAGGATTCCGCAGCAAGATGGGTAGGCCATTTGCAGCCATTATTAAGTTAAGTGAAATTCCTGAAGATGATACTGATTATCCAAACGCAGGCTTTAAGCTTGAGTTTGATTTTGGCAACACTCAAGAGGATGAATCTGAAGCTATCGACTTTACTGGCCGGCAAGCCTTAGGCGTATGTCCAAAGTGCTCTGGTGCTGTATACGAAGATGGCATGCGCTACTTATGTGAAAGAAACACCGGTCCAGACAAGTCATGTGATTTCAAAACCGGTAAGGTCGTTTTGCAACAAGAAATTTCTGCAGAGCAAGTTCAAAAACTGCTTACCGAGGGCAAAACTGATTTGCTAACCAACTTCAAATCTAACCGTACTGGCCGTGGTTTTAAGGCTTATCTTGCCTTGGGTCCGGATGGCAAAATTGGTTTTGAGTTTGAAGCTAAGGCGCCCAAAGCGGGGGCTGCAGCTAAAGCTCCGGCAAAGAA
This genomic interval carries:
- a CDS encoding DNA topoisomerase III; translated protein: MATKASTKKNSPKTSAVDHPKALIIAEKPSVANDIAKALGGFTKYEDYFENDDFVISSAVGHLLEIAAPEEFDVKRGKWSFANLPVVPPYFDLRPIAKTESRLKVLQKLIKRKDINELINACDAGREGELIFRLIAQHAKAPQAIKRLWLQSMTPAAIRDGFASLRSDTDMQPLADAARCRSEADWLVGINGTRAMTAFNSKSGGFFLTTVGRVQTPTLSIVVEREELIRKFISKDYWEVKAEFIAAAGVYEGRWFDPKFKKDAATPDTRENRLWSEAAAQSIVAACRDKKASVKEEAKPATQLAPQLFDLTSLQREANARFGFSAKNTLGLAQALYERHKVLTYPRTDAKALPEDYLDTVKQTLENLAENAQEYRAFAKQILQGDPKDPKAKAGYGWIKPNKRIFDNSKISDHFAIIPTLESPKSLSEPEQKLYDLVVRRFLAVFYPAAEFRVTTRITEASGHHFKTEGRVLVTPGWLTVYGRSNQADDELVAVQEGETVQNESIAAIPLKTKPPARYTEATLLSAMESAGKWVDDDEMREAMAEKGLGTPATRAAIIEGLLAEKYMVREARELIPTAKAFQLMTLLRGLDVEELTRPDLTGSWENKLSLIERGEMNRDTFMQEIAQMTQRIVKRAKEYDSDTIPGDYATMSTPCPHCKGAVKENYRRFACEKCGFTISKTPGGRAFEYPEVEELLREKTIGPLQGFRSKMGRPFAAIIKLSEIPEDDTDYPNAGFKLEFDFGNTQEDESEAIDFTGRQALGVCPKCSGAVYEDGMRYLCERNTGPDKSCDFKTGKVVLQQEISAEQVQKLLTEGKTDLLTNFKSNRTGRGFKAYLALGPDGKIGFEFEAKAPKAGAAAKAPAKKRAGASAATKSVAKPKRVSKAKSSAST